From a region of the Fischerella sp. JS2 genome:
- the crtE gene encoding geranylgeranyl diphosphate synthase CrtE yields MVTTDNLKQTPGKANFDLITYLKERQKLCEVALEQAISVRYPEKIYEAMRYSLLAGGKRLRPIICLATCEMTGGNIIMAMPTACALEMIHTMSLIHDDLPAMDNDDYRRGKLTNHKVYGEDIAILAGDGLLAYAFEYVAENTKDVPAERLLRVVAHLGRAVGAAGLVGGQVLDLESEGKLDISSETLDFIHNHKTGALLEASVVCGGILAGTSQDNLKRLSRYAKNIGLAFQIIDDILDITSTQEQLGKTVGKDQKAKKVTYPSLWGIEKSQKQAQQLIESACAELEPFGKAAEPLVALAHFITSRSH; encoded by the coding sequence ATGGTAACAACGGATAACCTGAAACAAACTCCAGGAAAAGCAAATTTTGACCTCATTACCTATTTAAAAGAACGACAAAAGCTATGTGAAGTAGCTTTGGAACAGGCTATTTCCGTACGTTATCCAGAAAAAATTTATGAAGCAATGCGCTACTCGCTTTTAGCTGGAGGTAAGCGCTTGCGCCCCATTATTTGCCTTGCTACTTGTGAAATGACTGGTGGAAACATCATCATGGCTATGCCAACCGCGTGTGCATTAGAGATGATTCACACCATGTCTTTGATTCACGATGACTTGCCAGCAATGGATAATGATGATTATCGTCGTGGTAAACTCACCAATCACAAGGTATATGGCGAAGATATCGCTATTTTGGCTGGAGATGGCTTGTTAGCTTACGCTTTTGAATATGTAGCGGAGAACACTAAAGACGTGCCAGCAGAGCGATTATTGCGAGTAGTCGCTCATCTAGGGCGTGCAGTAGGCGCTGCTGGTTTGGTGGGTGGTCAAGTACTCGATTTAGAATCAGAAGGAAAATTAGATATTTCTTCAGAAACATTGGATTTTATTCATAACCATAAAACAGGAGCGCTTTTAGAAGCTAGTGTAGTTTGTGGTGGAATTTTGGCAGGGACATCACAAGACAATTTAAAAAGACTCTCTCGCTACGCCAAGAATATTGGGCTAGCCTTCCAGATTATTGATGACATCTTAGATATCACCTCTACACAAGAGCAGCTAGGAAAAACTGTGGGCAAAGATCAAAAAGCCAAAAAAGTAACTTATCCAAGCCTCTGGGGAATTGAAAAATCTCAAAAACAAGCCCAACAGCTAATTGAGTCTGCTTGTGCAGAATTAGAACCGTTTGGGAAAGCGGCAGAACCATTGGTGGCACTAGCTCACTTTATTACCAGTCGTAGTCATTAA
- a CDS encoding divergent PAP2 family protein: MQDIGNILDNRVLVVALVACLMAQALKLIIELVKNRKLNVSVLVTTGGMPSAHSALVTALAVGVGQTHGWASAEFALATVFAIIVMYDAAGVRQAAGKQARILNQMIDELFHEHPEFTGDRLKELLGHTPFQVIAGSALGITISWLASYAYN, translated from the coding sequence ATGCAGGATATAGGTAACATTTTAGACAACCGGGTGCTGGTGGTTGCTCTAGTAGCTTGTTTAATGGCTCAAGCTTTGAAGCTTATCATTGAACTAGTCAAGAATCGGAAATTAAATGTAAGTGTCTTAGTCACAACTGGAGGTATGCCCAGCGCTCATTCAGCTCTGGTTACGGCTTTAGCAGTTGGCGTGGGGCAAACTCATGGCTGGGCTTCTGCTGAATTTGCCCTTGCCACAGTATTTGCGATTATTGTCATGTACGATGCAGCTGGAGTCCGTCAAGCTGCTGGCAAACAAGCTCGTATTCTCAACCAAATGATTGATGAATTGTTTCACGAACACCCAGAGTTTACAGGCGATCGCCTCAAGGAATTGTTAGGACATACACCATTTCAGGTGATAGCAGGCTCAGCATTAGGTATCACCATCTCTTGGTTAGCTAGTTATGCCTATAATTGA
- a CDS encoding MgPME-cyclase complex family protein, with translation MKTYYYVLASQHFLLEEEPMEEVLRERTRHYHEQEKEIDFWVVKQPAFLESPQMAQVKAKCPQPAVAIISTNPQFITWLKLRLEYVLTGEFQAPSESIPNPLASLASVS, from the coding sequence ATGAAAACATACTATTACGTTTTGGCAAGTCAACACTTTTTGTTAGAAGAAGAACCAATGGAAGAAGTGTTGCGAGAACGTACTCGTCACTACCACGAACAAGAAAAGGAAATTGATTTTTGGGTAGTGAAACAACCTGCTTTTCTGGAATCTCCTCAGATGGCACAAGTAAAGGCAAAGTGTCCGCAACCAGCAGTGGCAATCATTTCTACCAATCCTCAATTTATTACTTGGTTAAAACTGCGCCTAGAATACGTCCTCACAGGAGAATTTCAAGCCCCTAGTGAAAGTATCCCCAATCCTTTGGCATCTCTTGCCAGTGTATCTTAG
- a CDS encoding SnoaL-like polyketide cyclase yields the protein MSATQPQDLPLWVQDRDTVIAQSKNAQWRYGAPPDYSDSKAGLAQESKCRHLEGSLEAIVQNLVRTFEMEVSFKSNPQEWLSVVQDKFRMSSNGGQAYTAEDVFASGTYNLFIGDIDNYKASEETFESSGQLFKTAFPKGFLWEVLEVYSGPPNVTFKWRHWGTFNGPYKDHAPTGETVEIVGMSVARVTDELKILSVEHYFDNSEFFNRLTSGSKQTHDEQTGNTSCPFAS from the coding sequence ATGAGCGCAACACAACCTCAAGACCTTCCGCTTTGGGTACAAGACCGGGATACAGTAATTGCACAAAGCAAAAATGCCCAATGGCGTTACGGTGCCCCTCCTGATTATTCTGATTCAAAAGCAGGCTTAGCCCAGGAGAGCAAGTGCCGCCATTTAGAAGGTTCTCTGGAAGCGATCGTGCAAAACTTAGTCCGAACTTTTGAGATGGAGGTTTCGTTTAAAAGTAATCCCCAAGAGTGGTTATCTGTTGTACAAGACAAGTTTCGCATGAGTAGTAACGGAGGTCAGGCCTACACTGCCGAAGATGTGTTTGCGTCTGGAACTTATAATCTATTCATCGGTGATATAGATAATTACAAAGCTTCTGAGGAAACCTTTGAATCTTCAGGTCAGCTTTTTAAGACTGCGTTTCCAAAAGGATTTTTGTGGGAAGTGCTGGAGGTTTATTCAGGACCACCTAACGTTACATTTAAGTGGCGTCATTGGGGAACTTTCAATGGTCCATACAAAGACCATGCACCCACAGGGGAAACAGTGGAGATAGTGGGCATGAGTGTTGCTCGTGTTACTGATGAGTTGAAAATTCTCTCTGTTGAACATTATTTTGATAATAGCGAATTTTTTAATAGGCTCACAAGTGGCAGTAAACAGACTCATGATGAACAAACAGGCAATACTTCTTGTCCTTTTGCGTCGTAG